A genomic stretch from Sander vitreus isolate 19-12246 chromosome 17, sanVit1, whole genome shotgun sequence includes:
- the nckap1 gene encoding nck-associated protein 1 isoform X2 yields MSRGVIQPSQQKLAEKLTILNDRGIGMLTRVYNIKKQGQVWKACGDPKAKPSYLVDKNLESAVKFIVRKFPAVETRNNNLAQLQKEKSEILKNLALYYFTFVDVMEFKDHVCELLNTIDACQVFFDITVNFDLTKNYLDLVVTYTTLMTILSRIEERKAIIGLYNYAHEMTHGASDREYPRLGQMIVDYENPLKKLMEEFVPHGKSLSDALISLQMVYPRRNLSADQWRNAQLLSLISAPSTMLNPAQSDTMPCEYLSLDAMEKWIVFGFILCHAVLNSDPAALSLWKLALQSSTCLCLFRDEVFHIHKAAEDLFVNIRGYNKRINDIRECKEQALSHAGSMHRERRKFLRSALKELATVLADQPGLLGPKALFVFMALSFARDEIIWLLRHADNIQKKSTDDFIDKHIAELIFYMEELRAHVRKYGPVMQRYYVQYLSGFDAVVLNELVQNLSVCPEDESIIMSSFVNTMTSLSVKQVEDGEVFDFRGMRLDWFRLQAYTSVSKASLGIADHKELGKMMNTIIFHTKMVDSLVEMLVETSDLSIFCFYSRAFEKMFQQCLELPSQSRHSICFPLLCTHFMSCTHELCPEERHHIGDRSLSLCNMFLDEMAKQARNLITDICTEQCTLSDQLLPKHCAKTISQAVNKKSKKATGKKGEPEREKPGVESMRKNRLLVTNLDKLHTALSELCFSINYVPNLAVWEHTFTPREYLTSHLEIRFTKSIVGMTMYNQATQEIAKPSELLTSVRAYMTVLQSIENYVTIDITRVFNNVLLQQTQHLDSHGEPTITSLYTNWYLETLLRQVSNGHIAYFPAMKAFVNLPTENELTFNAEEYSDISEMRSLSELLGPYGMKFLSESLMWHISSQVAELKKLVVENMEVLTQMRTSFDKPEHMAALFKKLTSVDSVLKRMTIIGVILSFRSLAQEALRDVLSCHIPFLVSSVEDFKDHIPRETDMKVAMNVYELSSAAGLPCEIDPALVVALSSQKSENISPEEEYKIACLLMVFVAVSLPTLASNVMSQYSPAIEGHCNNIHCLAKAINQIAAALFTIHKGSIEDRLKEFLALASSSLLKIGQETDKMTTRNRESVYLLLDMIVQESPFLTMDLLESCFPYVLLRNAYHAVYKQSISANA; encoded by the exons GCATGTGGCGATCCCAAGGCTAAGCCCTCCTACCTTGTTGATAAGAACTTGGAGTCTGCGGTTAAATTTATTGTCAGGAAGTTCCCGGCTGTGGAAACACGGAATAATAAC CTGGCTCAGCTGCAGAAGGAAAAGTCAGAGATTCTGAAGAACCTGGCTCTCTACTATTTTACCTTCGTAGATGTCATGGAATTCAAG GACCATGTGTGTGAGCTGCTGAACACCATTGACGCCTGCCAGGTCTTCTTTGACATT ACGGTGAACTTTGACCTGACCAAGAACTACCTGGACCTGGTGGTGACTTACACTACTCTGATGACCATACTGTCCCGCATAGAGGAGAGGAAAGCCATCATAGGACTGTACAACTACGCCCACGAGATGACGCACGGAGCCAG TGACCGGGAGTACCCCAGGTTGGGCCAGATGATCGTGGATTACGAGAACCCTCTGAAGAAGTTGATGGAGGAGTTTGTTCCACACGGAAAG tcCCTGTCAGATGCTCTGATCAGTCTTCAGATGGTCTATCCCAGGAGGAATCTGTCCGCCGACCAGTGGAGGAACGCCCAGCTGCTCTCTCTCATCTCGGCTCCCTCCACCATGCTCAACCCGGCCCAGTCAGACACT ATGCCATGTGAATACCTGTCACTGGACGCAATGGAGAAGTGGATTGTTT TCGGTTTCATCCTGTGTCACGCGGTGCTGAACAGCGACCCAGCAGCGCTGTCTTTGTGGAAGCTGGCTCTGCAGAGCTCCACCTGCCTCTGTCTGTTCAGAGACGAAGTCTTCCACATCCACAAGGCTGCAGAGGATCTGTTTGTGAACATCAGAGG CTACAACAAACGCATCAATGACATCAGAGAGTGCAAGGAACAGGCCCTGTCTCATGC aggCTCGATGCACAGAGAGAGACGCAAGTTCCTCCGATCAGCTCTGAAGGAGTTGGCCACTGTTTTAGCCGATCAGCCCGGACTACTAGGTCCCAAG GCGTTGTTTGTGTTCATGGCGTTGTCGTTTGCCCGGGACGAGATCATCTGGCTTCTTCGACACGCAGACAACATCCAGAAGAAAAGCACAGACGACTTCATAGACAA gCACATAGCAGAGTTGATCTTCTACATGGAGGAGCTCCGAGCTCACGTCAGGAAGTACGGTCCCGTGATGCAGCGGTACTACGTTCAGTACCTGTCTGGTTTTGATGCTGTGGTGCTGAATGAACTGGTGCAG aacctgtctgtgtgtccagaGGATGAGTCTATAATCATGTCTTCATTTGTCAACACTATGACCTCTCTCAGTGTCAAACAAG TGGAGGATGGAGAGGTGTTTGACTTCCGGGGCATGCGACTGGACTGGTTCAGACTGCAG GCCTACACCAGTGTCTCTAAAGCCAGTCTTGGTATAGCCGATCACAAGGAGCTCGGTAAAATGATGAACACCATCATCTTCCACACAAAGATGGTGGACTCTCTGGTGGAGATGCTGGTGGAGACGTCAGACCTGtccattttctg cttctACAGCCGTGCGTTTgaaaagatgttccagcagtgccTGGAGCTTCCCTCCCAGAGCCGACACTCCAtctgcttccctctgctctgcacACACTTCATGTCCTGTACACATGAGCTTTGTCCTGAGGag CGTCACCACATAGGGGATCGAAGCCTGTCGTTGTGTAACATGTTTCTGGATGAGATGGCCAAACAGGCCCGAAACCTAATCACTGACATCTGCACTGAACAATGTACACTCAGCGACCAG CTGCTTCCTAAGCACTGTGCGAAAACCATCAGCCAGGCCGTGAACAAGAAGAGCAAGAAGGCGACGGGGAAGAAGGGCGAGccggagagagagaaaccagGGGTGGAGAGCATGAGGAAGAATAGACTACTGGTCACCAA tctGGATAAACTCCACACAGCGTTATCTGAGCTCTGCTTCTCCATCAACTACGTTCCCAACCTGGCGGTCTGGGAGCACACGTTCACACCGAGAGAGTACCTCACCTCGCACCTGGAGATCCGATTTACCAA GTCTATAGTGGGGATGACTATGTACAACCAGGCTACTCAGGAGATAGCCAAGCCCAGCGAGCTGCTGACCAGCGTCCGGGCCTACATGACGGTGCTTCAATCCATAGAGAACTACGTCACCATCGACATCACGCGGGTCTTTAACAACGTCCTGCTGCAGCAGACGCAGCACCTGGACAGCCACGGGGAACCCACCATCACCAGTCTCTACACAAACTG GTATCTGGAGACgttgctccgtcaggtcagcaaCGGACACATCGCCTACTTCCCCGCCATGAAGGCCTTCGTCAACCTGCCCACAGAAAACGAACTGACTTTCAACGCTGAGGAATACTCTGACATCTCTG aGATGCGTTCACTGTCTGAGCTGTTGGGGCCGTACGGTATGAAGTTCCTCAGTGAGAGTCTGATGTGGCACATCTCATCACAGGTCGCTGAGCtgaag AAACTGGTGGTAGAAAACATGGAGGTGTTGACCCAGATGAGAACCAGCTTTGACAAACCAGAGCACATGGCGGCCCTCTTCAAGAAACTCACCt ctGTGGACAGTGTGTTGAAGAGAATGACCATCATTGGTGTCATCTTGTCCTTCCGCTCCCTGGCTCAGGAGGCTCTGAGAGAT GTGTTATCCTGTCATATTCCTTTCCTGGTCAGTTCAGTGGAGGATTTCAAGGACCACATTCCCAGAGAGACGGACATGAAG GTGGCCATGAATGTCTACGAGCTGTCATCAGCAGCAGGTTTACCCTGTGAGATTGACCCGGCCCTGGTGGTGGCTCTGTCCTCACAGAAAAGTG AGAACATCAGCCCAGAGGAGGAGTATAAGATCGCCTGTCTGCTCATGGTGTTTGTGGCGGTTTCCTTGCCAACGCTGGCCAGCAACGTGATGTCACAGTACAGCCCCGCCATAGAAG GCCACTGTAACAACATCCACTGCCTGGCCAAAGCCATCAACCAGATCGCTGCTGCTCTCTTCACCATCCACAAGGGGAGCATAGAGGACCGCCTGAAAGAGTTCCTGGCT CTGGCCTCATCCAGCCTGTTGAAGATCGGCCAGGAAACGGACAAGATGACGACGCGTAACAGAGAATCTGTCTACCTCCTGCTGGACATG ATTGTGCAGGAGTCTCCCTTCCTGACCATGGACCTGCTGGAGTCCTGTTTCCCCTACGTGCTGCTGCGAAACGCCTACCACGCCGTCTATAAACAGAGCATCAGTGCTAACGCATAG
- the nckap1 gene encoding nck-associated protein 1 isoform X1, whose protein sequence is MSRGVIQPSQQKLAEKLTILNDRGIGMLTRVYNIKKQGQVWKACGDPKAKPSYLVDKNLESAVKFIVRKFPAVETRNNNQQLAQLQKEKSEILKNLALYYFTFVDVMEFKDHVCELLNTIDACQVFFDITVNFDLTKNYLDLVVTYTTLMTILSRIEERKAIIGLYNYAHEMTHGASDREYPRLGQMIVDYENPLKKLMEEFVPHGKSLSDALISLQMVYPRRNLSADQWRNAQLLSLISAPSTMLNPAQSDTMPCEYLSLDAMEKWIVFGFILCHAVLNSDPAALSLWKLALQSSTCLCLFRDEVFHIHKAAEDLFVNIRGYNKRINDIRECKEQALSHAGSMHRERRKFLRSALKELATVLADQPGLLGPKALFVFMALSFARDEIIWLLRHADNIQKKSTDDFIDKHIAELIFYMEELRAHVRKYGPVMQRYYVQYLSGFDAVVLNELVQNLSVCPEDESIIMSSFVNTMTSLSVKQVEDGEVFDFRGMRLDWFRLQAYTSVSKASLGIADHKELGKMMNTIIFHTKMVDSLVEMLVETSDLSIFCFYSRAFEKMFQQCLELPSQSRHSICFPLLCTHFMSCTHELCPEERHHIGDRSLSLCNMFLDEMAKQARNLITDICTEQCTLSDQLLPKHCAKTISQAVNKKSKKATGKKGEPEREKPGVESMRKNRLLVTNLDKLHTALSELCFSINYVPNLAVWEHTFTPREYLTSHLEIRFTKSIVGMTMYNQATQEIAKPSELLTSVRAYMTVLQSIENYVTIDITRVFNNVLLQQTQHLDSHGEPTITSLYTNWYLETLLRQVSNGHIAYFPAMKAFVNLPTENELTFNAEEYSDISEMRSLSELLGPYGMKFLSESLMWHISSQVAELKKLVVENMEVLTQMRTSFDKPEHMAALFKKLTSVDSVLKRMTIIGVILSFRSLAQEALRDVLSCHIPFLVSSVEDFKDHIPRETDMKVAMNVYELSSAAGLPCEIDPALVVALSSQKSENISPEEEYKIACLLMVFVAVSLPTLASNVMSQYSPAIEGHCNNIHCLAKAINQIAAALFTIHKGSIEDRLKEFLALASSSLLKIGQETDKMTTRNRESVYLLLDMIVQESPFLTMDLLESCFPYVLLRNAYHAVYKQSISANA, encoded by the exons GCATGTGGCGATCCCAAGGCTAAGCCCTCCTACCTTGTTGATAAGAACTTGGAGTCTGCGGTTAAATTTATTGTCAGGAAGTTCCCGGCTGTGGAAACACGGAATAATAAC CAACAGCTGGCTCAGCTGCAGAAGGAAAAGTCAGAGATTCTGAAGAACCTGGCTCTCTACTATTTTACCTTCGTAGATGTCATGGAATTCAAG GACCATGTGTGTGAGCTGCTGAACACCATTGACGCCTGCCAGGTCTTCTTTGACATT ACGGTGAACTTTGACCTGACCAAGAACTACCTGGACCTGGTGGTGACTTACACTACTCTGATGACCATACTGTCCCGCATAGAGGAGAGGAAAGCCATCATAGGACTGTACAACTACGCCCACGAGATGACGCACGGAGCCAG TGACCGGGAGTACCCCAGGTTGGGCCAGATGATCGTGGATTACGAGAACCCTCTGAAGAAGTTGATGGAGGAGTTTGTTCCACACGGAAAG tcCCTGTCAGATGCTCTGATCAGTCTTCAGATGGTCTATCCCAGGAGGAATCTGTCCGCCGACCAGTGGAGGAACGCCCAGCTGCTCTCTCTCATCTCGGCTCCCTCCACCATGCTCAACCCGGCCCAGTCAGACACT ATGCCATGTGAATACCTGTCACTGGACGCAATGGAGAAGTGGATTGTTT TCGGTTTCATCCTGTGTCACGCGGTGCTGAACAGCGACCCAGCAGCGCTGTCTTTGTGGAAGCTGGCTCTGCAGAGCTCCACCTGCCTCTGTCTGTTCAGAGACGAAGTCTTCCACATCCACAAGGCTGCAGAGGATCTGTTTGTGAACATCAGAGG CTACAACAAACGCATCAATGACATCAGAGAGTGCAAGGAACAGGCCCTGTCTCATGC aggCTCGATGCACAGAGAGAGACGCAAGTTCCTCCGATCAGCTCTGAAGGAGTTGGCCACTGTTTTAGCCGATCAGCCCGGACTACTAGGTCCCAAG GCGTTGTTTGTGTTCATGGCGTTGTCGTTTGCCCGGGACGAGATCATCTGGCTTCTTCGACACGCAGACAACATCCAGAAGAAAAGCACAGACGACTTCATAGACAA gCACATAGCAGAGTTGATCTTCTACATGGAGGAGCTCCGAGCTCACGTCAGGAAGTACGGTCCCGTGATGCAGCGGTACTACGTTCAGTACCTGTCTGGTTTTGATGCTGTGGTGCTGAATGAACTGGTGCAG aacctgtctgtgtgtccagaGGATGAGTCTATAATCATGTCTTCATTTGTCAACACTATGACCTCTCTCAGTGTCAAACAAG TGGAGGATGGAGAGGTGTTTGACTTCCGGGGCATGCGACTGGACTGGTTCAGACTGCAG GCCTACACCAGTGTCTCTAAAGCCAGTCTTGGTATAGCCGATCACAAGGAGCTCGGTAAAATGATGAACACCATCATCTTCCACACAAAGATGGTGGACTCTCTGGTGGAGATGCTGGTGGAGACGTCAGACCTGtccattttctg cttctACAGCCGTGCGTTTgaaaagatgttccagcagtgccTGGAGCTTCCCTCCCAGAGCCGACACTCCAtctgcttccctctgctctgcacACACTTCATGTCCTGTACACATGAGCTTTGTCCTGAGGag CGTCACCACATAGGGGATCGAAGCCTGTCGTTGTGTAACATGTTTCTGGATGAGATGGCCAAACAGGCCCGAAACCTAATCACTGACATCTGCACTGAACAATGTACACTCAGCGACCAG CTGCTTCCTAAGCACTGTGCGAAAACCATCAGCCAGGCCGTGAACAAGAAGAGCAAGAAGGCGACGGGGAAGAAGGGCGAGccggagagagagaaaccagGGGTGGAGAGCATGAGGAAGAATAGACTACTGGTCACCAA tctGGATAAACTCCACACAGCGTTATCTGAGCTCTGCTTCTCCATCAACTACGTTCCCAACCTGGCGGTCTGGGAGCACACGTTCACACCGAGAGAGTACCTCACCTCGCACCTGGAGATCCGATTTACCAA GTCTATAGTGGGGATGACTATGTACAACCAGGCTACTCAGGAGATAGCCAAGCCCAGCGAGCTGCTGACCAGCGTCCGGGCCTACATGACGGTGCTTCAATCCATAGAGAACTACGTCACCATCGACATCACGCGGGTCTTTAACAACGTCCTGCTGCAGCAGACGCAGCACCTGGACAGCCACGGGGAACCCACCATCACCAGTCTCTACACAAACTG GTATCTGGAGACgttgctccgtcaggtcagcaaCGGACACATCGCCTACTTCCCCGCCATGAAGGCCTTCGTCAACCTGCCCACAGAAAACGAACTGACTTTCAACGCTGAGGAATACTCTGACATCTCTG aGATGCGTTCACTGTCTGAGCTGTTGGGGCCGTACGGTATGAAGTTCCTCAGTGAGAGTCTGATGTGGCACATCTCATCACAGGTCGCTGAGCtgaag AAACTGGTGGTAGAAAACATGGAGGTGTTGACCCAGATGAGAACCAGCTTTGACAAACCAGAGCACATGGCGGCCCTCTTCAAGAAACTCACCt ctGTGGACAGTGTGTTGAAGAGAATGACCATCATTGGTGTCATCTTGTCCTTCCGCTCCCTGGCTCAGGAGGCTCTGAGAGAT GTGTTATCCTGTCATATTCCTTTCCTGGTCAGTTCAGTGGAGGATTTCAAGGACCACATTCCCAGAGAGACGGACATGAAG GTGGCCATGAATGTCTACGAGCTGTCATCAGCAGCAGGTTTACCCTGTGAGATTGACCCGGCCCTGGTGGTGGCTCTGTCCTCACAGAAAAGTG AGAACATCAGCCCAGAGGAGGAGTATAAGATCGCCTGTCTGCTCATGGTGTTTGTGGCGGTTTCCTTGCCAACGCTGGCCAGCAACGTGATGTCACAGTACAGCCCCGCCATAGAAG GCCACTGTAACAACATCCACTGCCTGGCCAAAGCCATCAACCAGATCGCTGCTGCTCTCTTCACCATCCACAAGGGGAGCATAGAGGACCGCCTGAAAGAGTTCCTGGCT CTGGCCTCATCCAGCCTGTTGAAGATCGGCCAGGAAACGGACAAGATGACGACGCGTAACAGAGAATCTGTCTACCTCCTGCTGGACATG ATTGTGCAGGAGTCTCCCTTCCTGACCATGGACCTGCTGGAGTCCTGTTTCCCCTACGTGCTGCTGCGAAACGCCTACCACGCCGTCTATAAACAGAGCATCAGTGCTAACGCATAG
- the nckap1 gene encoding nck-associated protein 1 isoform X3, giving the protein MSRGVIQPSQQKLAEKLTILNDRGIGMLTRVYNIKKACGDPKAKPSYLVDKNLESAVKFIVRKFPAVETRNNNQQLAQLQKEKSEILKNLALYYFTFVDVMEFKDHVCELLNTIDACQVFFDITVNFDLTKNYLDLVVTYTTLMTILSRIEERKAIIGLYNYAHEMTHGASDREYPRLGQMIVDYENPLKKLMEEFVPHGKSLSDALISLQMVYPRRNLSADQWRNAQLLSLISAPSTMLNPAQSDTMPCEYLSLDAMEKWIVFGFILCHAVLNSDPAALSLWKLALQSSTCLCLFRDEVFHIHKAAEDLFVNIRGYNKRINDIRECKEQALSHAGSMHRERRKFLRSALKELATVLADQPGLLGPKALFVFMALSFARDEIIWLLRHADNIQKKSTDDFIDKHIAELIFYMEELRAHVRKYGPVMQRYYVQYLSGFDAVVLNELVQNLSVCPEDESIIMSSFVNTMTSLSVKQVEDGEVFDFRGMRLDWFRLQAYTSVSKASLGIADHKELGKMMNTIIFHTKMVDSLVEMLVETSDLSIFCFYSRAFEKMFQQCLELPSQSRHSICFPLLCTHFMSCTHELCPEERHHIGDRSLSLCNMFLDEMAKQARNLITDICTEQCTLSDQLLPKHCAKTISQAVNKKSKKATGKKGEPEREKPGVESMRKNRLLVTNLDKLHTALSELCFSINYVPNLAVWEHTFTPREYLTSHLEIRFTKSIVGMTMYNQATQEIAKPSELLTSVRAYMTVLQSIENYVTIDITRVFNNVLLQQTQHLDSHGEPTITSLYTNWYLETLLRQVSNGHIAYFPAMKAFVNLPTENELTFNAEEYSDISEMRSLSELLGPYGMKFLSESLMWHISSQVAELKKLVVENMEVLTQMRTSFDKPEHMAALFKKLTSVDSVLKRMTIIGVILSFRSLAQEALRDVLSCHIPFLVSSVEDFKDHIPRETDMKVAMNVYELSSAAGLPCEIDPALVVALSSQKSENISPEEEYKIACLLMVFVAVSLPTLASNVMSQYSPAIEGHCNNIHCLAKAINQIAAALFTIHKGSIEDRLKEFLALASSSLLKIGQETDKMTTRNRESVYLLLDMIVQESPFLTMDLLESCFPYVLLRNAYHAVYKQSISANA; this is encoded by the exons GCATGTGGCGATCCCAAGGCTAAGCCCTCCTACCTTGTTGATAAGAACTTGGAGTCTGCGGTTAAATTTATTGTCAGGAAGTTCCCGGCTGTGGAAACACGGAATAATAAC CAACAGCTGGCTCAGCTGCAGAAGGAAAAGTCAGAGATTCTGAAGAACCTGGCTCTCTACTATTTTACCTTCGTAGATGTCATGGAATTCAAG GACCATGTGTGTGAGCTGCTGAACACCATTGACGCCTGCCAGGTCTTCTTTGACATT ACGGTGAACTTTGACCTGACCAAGAACTACCTGGACCTGGTGGTGACTTACACTACTCTGATGACCATACTGTCCCGCATAGAGGAGAGGAAAGCCATCATAGGACTGTACAACTACGCCCACGAGATGACGCACGGAGCCAG TGACCGGGAGTACCCCAGGTTGGGCCAGATGATCGTGGATTACGAGAACCCTCTGAAGAAGTTGATGGAGGAGTTTGTTCCACACGGAAAG tcCCTGTCAGATGCTCTGATCAGTCTTCAGATGGTCTATCCCAGGAGGAATCTGTCCGCCGACCAGTGGAGGAACGCCCAGCTGCTCTCTCTCATCTCGGCTCCCTCCACCATGCTCAACCCGGCCCAGTCAGACACT ATGCCATGTGAATACCTGTCACTGGACGCAATGGAGAAGTGGATTGTTT TCGGTTTCATCCTGTGTCACGCGGTGCTGAACAGCGACCCAGCAGCGCTGTCTTTGTGGAAGCTGGCTCTGCAGAGCTCCACCTGCCTCTGTCTGTTCAGAGACGAAGTCTTCCACATCCACAAGGCTGCAGAGGATCTGTTTGTGAACATCAGAGG CTACAACAAACGCATCAATGACATCAGAGAGTGCAAGGAACAGGCCCTGTCTCATGC aggCTCGATGCACAGAGAGAGACGCAAGTTCCTCCGATCAGCTCTGAAGGAGTTGGCCACTGTTTTAGCCGATCAGCCCGGACTACTAGGTCCCAAG GCGTTGTTTGTGTTCATGGCGTTGTCGTTTGCCCGGGACGAGATCATCTGGCTTCTTCGACACGCAGACAACATCCAGAAGAAAAGCACAGACGACTTCATAGACAA gCACATAGCAGAGTTGATCTTCTACATGGAGGAGCTCCGAGCTCACGTCAGGAAGTACGGTCCCGTGATGCAGCGGTACTACGTTCAGTACCTGTCTGGTTTTGATGCTGTGGTGCTGAATGAACTGGTGCAG aacctgtctgtgtgtccagaGGATGAGTCTATAATCATGTCTTCATTTGTCAACACTATGACCTCTCTCAGTGTCAAACAAG TGGAGGATGGAGAGGTGTTTGACTTCCGGGGCATGCGACTGGACTGGTTCAGACTGCAG GCCTACACCAGTGTCTCTAAAGCCAGTCTTGGTATAGCCGATCACAAGGAGCTCGGTAAAATGATGAACACCATCATCTTCCACACAAAGATGGTGGACTCTCTGGTGGAGATGCTGGTGGAGACGTCAGACCTGtccattttctg cttctACAGCCGTGCGTTTgaaaagatgttccagcagtgccTGGAGCTTCCCTCCCAGAGCCGACACTCCAtctgcttccctctgctctgcacACACTTCATGTCCTGTACACATGAGCTTTGTCCTGAGGag CGTCACCACATAGGGGATCGAAGCCTGTCGTTGTGTAACATGTTTCTGGATGAGATGGCCAAACAGGCCCGAAACCTAATCACTGACATCTGCACTGAACAATGTACACTCAGCGACCAG CTGCTTCCTAAGCACTGTGCGAAAACCATCAGCCAGGCCGTGAACAAGAAGAGCAAGAAGGCGACGGGGAAGAAGGGCGAGccggagagagagaaaccagGGGTGGAGAGCATGAGGAAGAATAGACTACTGGTCACCAA tctGGATAAACTCCACACAGCGTTATCTGAGCTCTGCTTCTCCATCAACTACGTTCCCAACCTGGCGGTCTGGGAGCACACGTTCACACCGAGAGAGTACCTCACCTCGCACCTGGAGATCCGATTTACCAA GTCTATAGTGGGGATGACTATGTACAACCAGGCTACTCAGGAGATAGCCAAGCCCAGCGAGCTGCTGACCAGCGTCCGGGCCTACATGACGGTGCTTCAATCCATAGAGAACTACGTCACCATCGACATCACGCGGGTCTTTAACAACGTCCTGCTGCAGCAGACGCAGCACCTGGACAGCCACGGGGAACCCACCATCACCAGTCTCTACACAAACTG GTATCTGGAGACgttgctccgtcaggtcagcaaCGGACACATCGCCTACTTCCCCGCCATGAAGGCCTTCGTCAACCTGCCCACAGAAAACGAACTGACTTTCAACGCTGAGGAATACTCTGACATCTCTG aGATGCGTTCACTGTCTGAGCTGTTGGGGCCGTACGGTATGAAGTTCCTCAGTGAGAGTCTGATGTGGCACATCTCATCACAGGTCGCTGAGCtgaag AAACTGGTGGTAGAAAACATGGAGGTGTTGACCCAGATGAGAACCAGCTTTGACAAACCAGAGCACATGGCGGCCCTCTTCAAGAAACTCACCt ctGTGGACAGTGTGTTGAAGAGAATGACCATCATTGGTGTCATCTTGTCCTTCCGCTCCCTGGCTCAGGAGGCTCTGAGAGAT GTGTTATCCTGTCATATTCCTTTCCTGGTCAGTTCAGTGGAGGATTTCAAGGACCACATTCCCAGAGAGACGGACATGAAG GTGGCCATGAATGTCTACGAGCTGTCATCAGCAGCAGGTTTACCCTGTGAGATTGACCCGGCCCTGGTGGTGGCTCTGTCCTCACAGAAAAGTG AGAACATCAGCCCAGAGGAGGAGTATAAGATCGCCTGTCTGCTCATGGTGTTTGTGGCGGTTTCCTTGCCAACGCTGGCCAGCAACGTGATGTCACAGTACAGCCCCGCCATAGAAG GCCACTGTAACAACATCCACTGCCTGGCCAAAGCCATCAACCAGATCGCTGCTGCTCTCTTCACCATCCACAAGGGGAGCATAGAGGACCGCCTGAAAGAGTTCCTGGCT CTGGCCTCATCCAGCCTGTTGAAGATCGGCCAGGAAACGGACAAGATGACGACGCGTAACAGAGAATCTGTCTACCTCCTGCTGGACATG ATTGTGCAGGAGTCTCCCTTCCTGACCATGGACCTGCTGGAGTCCTGTTTCCCCTACGTGCTGCTGCGAAACGCCTACCACGCCGTCTATAAACAGAGCATCAGTGCTAACGCATAG